Proteins from a genomic interval of Arvicola amphibius chromosome 10, mArvAmp1.2, whole genome shotgun sequence:
- the Ccdc92 gene encoding coiled-coil domain-containing protein 92, whose translation MAATNLENQLHSAQKNLLFLQREHASTLKGLHAEIRRLQQHCTDLTYELTLKSFELTGDGSSRTTELKRRCEELEAQLKAKEEENRKLLQELEQKNAAIAVLENTVREREKKYLEELKVKSHKLSMLSGELEQRASTVAYLTSQLHAAKKKLLSSSGTSDASPAGSPALASYKPTPPKDKLPETPRRRMKKSLSAPLHPEFEEVYRFGAESRKLLLREPVDAMPDPTPFLLARESAEVQLKERPLVIPPIASDRGASGQHSPARDKPHKTHIGVAHRIHHASPPQPQPEGETRAVDQVNTGKVVRKHSGTDRTV comes from the exons ATGGCAGCCACAAACCTGGAGAACCAGCTGCATAGTGCACAGAAGAACCTTCTTTTCCTCCAGCGGGAGCACGCCAGCACACTCAAGGGGCTGCATGCTGAGATCCGGCGGCTACAACAGCACTGCACAG ATCTAACATATGAGTTGACCCTCAAAAGTTTTGAACTGACAG GAGACGGCTCTTCCAGAACGACGGAGCTGAAGAGGCGCTGTGAAGAGCTGGAGGCCCAGCTGAAGGCCAAGGAGGAAGAAAACCGCAAGTTATTGCAAGAACTGGAGCAGAAGAATGCTGCCATCGCTGTGCTGGAGAACACGGTCcgtgagagagagaagaagtaCCTGGAGGAGCTGAAGGTGAAGAGCCATAAGCTGAGCATGCTGTCAGGGGAGTTAGAGCAGCGCGCCAGCACCGTGGCCTACCTCACCTCTCAGCTACATGCAGCCAAGAAGAAACTACTGAGCTCCAGCGGCACCTCTGACGCCAGCCCGGCCGGCAGCCCTGCACTGGCCAGCTACAAGCCCACACCCCCCAAGGACAAGCTGCCTGAGACACCCCGTCGCCGCATGAAGAAGAGCCTGTCGGCCCCACTGCACCCCGAGTTTGAGGAAGTCTACAGGTTCGGAGCTGAGAGCCGCAAACTCCTTCTGCGGGAGCCGGTGGATGCAATGCCAGATCCCACCCCGTTCCTGCTGGCCCGGGAGTCTGCTGAGGTCCAGCTCAAAGAGCGGCCTCTTGTCATACCTCCCATCGCCTCAGACCGTGGCGCCAGTGGGCAACATAGCCCAGCCCGAGACAAGCCACACAAGACCCACATCGGGGTGGCTCATCGCATCCATCATGCCAGTCCACCACAGCCCCAGCCTGAGGGAGAGACGAGGGCTGTGGACCAAGTGAACACAGGGAAGGTGGTACGGAAGCACTCAGGGACGGACCGAACTGTGTGA